The Thermodesulfobacteriota bacterium genomic interval CCTGAGTGGTATGGAAATATTATGGGTAATCACAAAGGCAAGGGAGAATCCTGCGACCAGACTTATAACGCTGAGAATGGCTGTCATCCTGGATGCCTTGATGCCTCGTACCTTAATAAGGTTCATACGCGCATCAATGTCCTTTTCAGCCTTATTCTGGATGGCACGCAGATACGATGCCATATCATCTATCATTTTTTTGCCATTTCCTTCAGAGACATTTAAGGCATCCTCAACACGATTTTCTTCGACCAGTGCTATTTCCTGATGAAAGAGTTCTTCATACTGATTATGGAGCGATGCCAGTTTTGAAAGCATCACCGTCATACCGGAAAGACGATTTTTTTTGAGATTATTCATTCTGTTACTGAATTCATGGCTTCGTATCCAGAATATCTCTGCAAGGGACAGGTCTTTAAGAATCAGATATTTTTTTTCGGCACTTTCCTGGGCAAGCAGGGCATCCATCATCGCCTTGCTGGTTTCAACTACCATAAAATCCTGATTGATTATGGTGTATGCCAGTTTATTCAGGTTCTGTAAACTGACTACAGCATAGGTACTCGCAAGGACAGTCAATAGAACCATAGCCATATAACTAAAGAGCAGCTTTCTCTTTATGGTCAGCTTCATCCCACAGACCTTAATAATCCCATTGTAAACTTGGAACAATTATTTAAGGAAACCTCCCTATGTTTTATCTTATAGACTGCATTTTTGTCAAGGAAGTTTTGGTAGCGGAAATTTTTTGACAGAAACAGGTGAAATTCCTTGATATGTTTGTATGTTTAGTTATATATTAATTTAGGATCATCTCAAAATTAGTTGATCGACGATAAGGATTCGAGGGGTCCAGGGTTCAAGGATTCGAGTGAAATGCTTAAAAATTACAAATACTTGAATCCTTGACCCCTCAAGCCATCGGCTTTAGCCGATGGTAGTTGACTTAACAATAAAGAAAAAAGATAGGAGAACTATCATGGCTATCAGCTATAAAGAACTAGGCTTTGTCAATACACGTGAAATGTTTAAAAAAGCCATGGATGGCGGATATGCTGTCCCTGCTTATAACTTTAACAATATGGAGCAGATTCAGGCCATTATCAACGGGTGTGGTCAATCCAGGTCCCCGGTAATCCTCCAGGTCTCTAAGGGCGCCCGCAATTACGCTAACGCCACCCTCCTCCGCAACATGGGGAAGGGTGCTGTGGAAATGGCCCGCGAGCTTGGTTACAATATTCCCATCGCCCTTCACCTGGACCACGGCGACAGCTACGAGCTCTGTGTTTCCTGTATTGAAAGCGGATTCTCTTCGATAATGATCGACGGCTCCCATCTTCCCTATCAGGAAAACGTCGAACTGACCAGGAAGGTCGTTGACTATGCCCACAGGTACGATATTACTGTCGAGGGTGAACTGGGCATACTTGCCGGCATCGAAGACGACGTAGTTGGAGCAAGGTCTACTTATACTCAGCCCGAAGAGGTTGAAGACTTTGTAAAGAATACAGACGTTGATTCCCTTGCAATTTCAATAGGCACATCTCATGGCGCTTACAAATTCAAGCCAGATCAGTGCACCCTCAACAAAGAAGGCATCCTTGTCCCCCCGCCCCTGCGCTTTGACATCCTCGATGAAATCGAAAAGCGAATCCCTGGTTTCCCCATTGTTTTGCACGGAGCCAGTTCGGTCCTGCTCAAATACGTTGACCTTATAAATAGCAATGGCGGGGCTCTGGCAGACGCTGTTGGTATTCCCGAGGATCAGTTGAGAAAGGCGGCAAGGTCTGCTGTCTGCAAGATCAACATAGATTCCGACGGGCGTTTGGTTGTTACAGCCATGATCCGGAAAATATTCAGAGAAAAGCCGGCTGAATTTGACCCTCGCAAATACTTAGGTCCTGCACGCGATGAGCTTACTAAGATGATCATTGAAAAGAACAAAAATGTGCTGGGCAGCGCAGAGCGATACTAGAATTTCACAATAAATCACAGTACAATTGTCCCCAATTTACCGGCTAAGTTTATTACAGGAAAGAAAATTAGGTAATACTTTATTAATTGTTCGGCATCAAGAATAACATGACAAAAGAACAAGAGACATTAAACACACTCAGGCAATATCTTGTTATTCTCGGCAAACTACAGAGAAAATGTCGAGAAATGCAAAAATCACTTATTGAACATCCACAAAATGACCCTATCAAAACCATCCTTCTAAGTTTCTTAACAAAATCTAATCATTCGCTAGATGCCATTATCTTGTTGTACAAACGTTCTTTGTTTCATGAGGCGCAGTCTATCATACGCATTATATTCGAATTATTTGTCACCTTTTTGACTTTTGAGAAAATGCTATGTTAAAATCCACAGGGATACTGTCAACTATTTTCTGCAAATTCTCTCATAGGGTTTATTCTCAACGGTTTTCACCATCTTCAATTAAGCTGCTTTTGCATACCTTGATGCCCTTATATTTTTAAGAATTACTTTTGCCTCATGAGTCATCGCAACGTCATACCATCTCAGTTCTTTTAATTGCCACCAGACCATTGTGAGTGCCTTTGCTTCATCCTGAAACCTCACAATGACTTTCGTT includes:
- a CDS encoding DUF5677 domain-containing protein → MQKSLIEHPQNDPIKTILLSFLTKSNHSLDAIILLYKRSLFHEAQSIIRIIFELFVTFLTFEKMLC
- a CDS encoding class II fructose-bisphosphate aldolase produces the protein MAISYKELGFVNTREMFKKAMDGGYAVPAYNFNNMEQIQAIINGCGQSRSPVILQVSKGARNYANATLLRNMGKGAVEMARELGYNIPIALHLDHGDSYELCVSCIESGFSSIMIDGSHLPYQENVELTRKVVDYAHRYDITVEGELGILAGIEDDVVGARSTYTQPEEVEDFVKNTDVDSLAISIGTSHGAYKFKPDQCTLNKEGILVPPPLRFDILDEIEKRIPGFPIVLHGASSVLLKYVDLINSNGGALADAVGIPEDQLRKAARSAVCKINIDSDGRLVVTAMIRKIFREKPAEFDPRKYLGPARDELTKMIIEKNKNVLGSAERY